The sequence below is a genomic window from Candidatus Hydrogenedentota bacterium.
TTGAGCGTAGTAGGCAAGAAATTCAAGGATGCGTCGATTTTTTACAACAACGTATTGGAAATCGACAAGAGCGATCTACAGCGCTGGCTGGAGAAGGCCAGGGAGATTCAATGGGACTACCGGAACCTGGTTAAGCGGAAAGGCCAGCTTGAGCGACTGAAGTGATGGGAGACGACTTGCTGCTGCTGCACGAAACGTATGGGCGGCGACTCTTGGGCCTTTCCGCCTTCGAAGGTGTTGCACCGGGCGATAGCCCACTCAGTGCTACTCCGCTGTTCCATTCGCCTTGAGCGGAAAGCGTTCGGGATGTTCTATGATTTCTTCCGTCAGATCGATGTCGATATCAGGCCAATGGAAGTGTCCCGGTGACACTTCGACCACATTGATGATAGCTTCCACGGGCTGGCGCTTGAACCAGGGGAAGTCCTGGTAGGACATGAACAGTTCCCTACCGCGCGCCCGTATCCAGACACCATGGGCCGAAATATTGGTGATCTCAACCGCCAAAGTGCTGTTGCCATGCGGCGACAAGCTCATCGCTATGCTCCTTCAAGTACACCCTACCTCCGGCTATACGTCCGCCCCACGTACTCCTCCAGCAGCAGCCGGAACTGGTTCGCCAGTTCGTCCTTCGTCCCGGAGTAGCTCGCGTACTTCTCCCCATCCACGTACACCGGACACACCGGGTCTTCCCCGTTCCCCGGCAGGCTGATGCCGATGTTCGCCGCCTTCGATTCCCCGGGGCCGTTCACCACGCAGCCCATCACGGCGACCTTGAGCGCCTCGACCCCTTCGAATTCATTCCGCCACGCGGGCATGCGCAGGCGCACGTAGTCCTGGGTTTCGGCGGCGAGCTCCTGGAAGGTGGTGCTCGTGGTGCGGCCGCAGCCGGGGCACGCCGTGATGCTCGGCGCGAACTGCCGGATGCCCAGTGCCTGCAGCAGCTCCTGGCACGCGTACACCTCCTCCCGCCGGTCCCCGCCGGGCTGCGGCGTGAGCGAGACCCGGATCGTGTCGCCGATCCCATCCGCCAGCAACACGCCCATCGACGCGGCGGACCAGACCTGCCCTTTCATCCCCATGCCCGCCTCCGTCAGGCCGAGGTGCAGCGGCTGGCGCGTCCGCGCGCTGAGCCGGCGGTACAGGTCGATGAGGTAGAGCGGGACGCTGGTCTTGCAGGAGATGATGATCTGGTCTTCGCGGAGTCCCGCCGCCAGGGCCAGCTCCGTGGACTGGACGGCGGAGAGAATCATACAGTCGTTTATGATTTCTTCGGAGGTCTTGCCGAGGTTTGCGTCGGTATTGATTTGCATCTGCTCCACCACCAACTCCTGGTTCAGCGAGCCCATGTTTACGCCAATTCGCACCGGTTTCTGGTGGTCCATGGCGATTTTGCAGATCGTCGCGAACTGCTCGTCCCGCTTCTGCCCCTTCCCCACGTTCCCCGGGTTGATCCGGTATTTCGCCAGCAGCCGCGCGCACGACGGGCTCCCCGTCAGCAGCCGGTGCCCGTTGTAGTGGAAATCGCCGATGATCGGCACGTTCACCCCGGCGTCGTGCATCCGCAGCACAATCTCCTCCACCGCCTCCGCCGCCTTCGGCGTGTTCACCGTAATGCGCACCAGCTCGGAGCCCGCCTCCGCCAGCGCCACAATCTGCCGCGCGGTGGACGCCGCGTCCTCCGTGTCGGTGTTGGTCATCGACTGCACCACCACCGGCGCGCCGCCGCCGACCTGCACGCCGCCAACGTTGACGCCGATGGTTTCTTTTCGGGGACTGAGGGACATCGTGGGAACTCCAAAGGCCCATCCGGGCGCGGTGTGCTGGATTGCCGGCGCGGGCGGATGCGGGGAAAGGTTCACGCGCCGCTGCCTTACCTCTATGATACGTTGTCCCGGAAAGTTGCCGCAAGACAAGCCGCAAGAAGCCCCCCCGGCAAGTGCCACGCGATTCGGCAACGCCGATTCGTGTGCCCGTGTTCCAGGCCCCCCCGAACCACCACCAGACGCGCCGGCGAGCGGCATAATTCCGTTCATTCGACTCCCATTGTGTCGGCCAGGACGGCCAACCTCCTTTGGCCCCCCAGGCATGTGCCACGCGATTCGGCAACGCCGATTCGTGTGCCCGTGTTCCAACCCCCCCGGACCCTCACCAGACGCGCCGGCGAGCGGCGCCATCCCAGCCCCTCCACACGTACATTTGCCCCGCCACTACGATCCCGCTATCATTCACCCCGGACCTCGCGCCACCCGGCGAAACAAGCCGGATCAGCCCTCGAGATGGAAGGAGATCATTACGTGCGATTCCCCACACGCTTCTCTCTGTACATCATTCCGCTTGCCCTTCTGGCCGCGTCCTGCCCCGCCAGCGCGTCCGACTGGCCCCAATTCCGCGGCCCCGACCGAAACGGCCAATCGCCCGAAACCGGACTCCTCACACACTGGCCCGAATCCGGCCCGCCCCTCCTCTGGACCGCCGAAGGCCTCGGCGCGGGCTTCTCGTCCGCCGTCGTGTCGGGTGACACCGTCTACGTCACCGGCATGCGCGAAGACGGCGCCGAGGGCCTTCTTCACGCCTTCGATCTCGACGGCAACCGCCGCTGGTCCACGCCCTACGGCCCGGAATGGGATCAGGCCCACCCCGGATCCCGCTACCCGCCCACCTTCGCCGGCGGCAGGGCCTACCTCCTCAGCGGGCGCGGCGTAGTCACCGCAATCGACGCCGCCACCGGCGAAATCATCTGGCAGCGGGACATCGCGGCGGATTTCGGCGGCGAAGCCCCCGCCATGGGCTTCGCCGAGTCCCTCCTGATCGACCGCGATCACGTGATCGTTACGCCGGGCGGCCCCGACGCCAGTGTCGTGGCCCTCAACCGGGAAAACGGCGAAACCCGCTGGACCAGCGCCGGCCTCAGCGACCAGTCGGCCTACTGTTCCCCCATCCTGATCGAACGCGGCGGCGCCCGCATGATCGTCACCCTCGTCGCCGCGACCCTGGCCGCCCTCGACCCCGAAACCGGCGCCCTGATCTGGCGCGTCCCCTTCGACGAAAACGAAGAATTGCAAAACCACGCCGTGGCCCCCGTCTACGAGAACGGCCTCCTCTACGCCACCAGCGGCCACCGAAAGGGCGGCGTACTATACGAACTCGCCCCCGATGGCCAATCCATCACCGAGCGCTGGCGCGACGAAATCCTGAACAACCACCACGGCGGCGTGATCTTTCGGGAGGGCTACCTCTACGGCGCCACGCTGAACGGGCGCTGGGTCTGCCTCGCGGCGGAGGATGGCGCCCTCCAATACGAAGCCCGCGGCGTCGGCAAAGGCTCCATCACCTACGCGGACGGCCACTTCTACTGCTACAGTGAAAAGGGCGCGCTCGGGCTGGTCCCCGCCATCCCCGGGGAACACGCGGTCACGTCGGAGTTTCGCGTCAACGCCGGCCGCGGACCCCACTGGGCCCACCCCACCATCGCGGGCGGACGCCTCTACCTGCGCCATGGCGATGTCCTGCGGTGTTATGACCTGCGCCAGTCCGGTTGAAGAAAACGGTTGACTATCCCCGGCCCCATTGCGTAGCCTGAGCCCGGCAACGAACCAGGGATTTTCGCTTGAGACACTTCGCTTTCCTCACCATCGCGCTCGCCGCCGCCGCATGCCTTCCCGCGTGCCAGGCCAGCGAGCGCCCGCCGCTGCGGAAGGGCGAGCCGCTCGCGCTGCGGGTGAACGTGCCCGCGGGCGCCGTCCAACGGGTGGATTCCTCCGCCCGCTCCCTCGGGCGCTATGAATTCATGGGCGAGGAAATCCGGATAGAGGGATTCACCCGCTTCGTCTACGAACTCCGCGCGCTCCAGCGCAGCCGCTCCGGCGACACCGAGTTCTCCGTCACCCCGCACATCTACGAAGTCAAGGATCAGGTCGTCACCCCGCGCGGCGATCGCCAGCGCCCCCCCGCTGTCCAAAACCTCTTTGCGGTCATGGAAGAGGCCATCCGCCTGCATCCCTTCCGCTTCACCGTCGGCGCCAATGGCCGGATAACCCACGTGGAAGGCCTCAACGCGCTGGAAAACGCCATCGCGGGCGTCATCTCCCGCGCCGATATCGCCTTCCCGGACATGGACCCCGTCGAGCAGCATGCGTGGCGCCGCGCCTTCATGGCGCACATCGACGAACGCCCCATCCGCCGCCATATCCACGAGGCCTACGGATTCCTGCCCGAAGGCCCCGTCCGCCTGGGGGACACCTGGCCGCCCCCCGACGCCGACGCCCCCTGGCCCTTCCTCCCCGTCACCGAGGAAACCCGCCTGATCAACCGGCGCGGCGATCAGTACTACATCCGCATTGATGGTGAATTCGACCCCCCCGCCGATTCAGACTGGACCCGCTATCGCGGCGGCTCAACCCGGGAAATCCTCGTGGATCCGGCTACCGGACTGGGCCTCAGTCAGGACGAAACCATCTACTGGCGCCGCAAACGGGGCCGCGCGCCCTGGGAGCAGTTCACCCTGCGCTCGCTCGAAGCCCGCCGCGCGGTCCAGATCCACGCTGGCCCCGTCGCCCCATCCCCCCACCTTCACGCCATCCACCGCTTTCCCTTTATGGAAGAGGCCAGGCGAGGCGCCTCGCAGTGACCGCCCAGCGGCCTGGCAAGGCCTGTCTGGGAAAGGCCGCGCCGCATATCGCGTGGGCGATGGCCTTCTTCTTCTTCGTGCTGCCGGCGCTCTTTGCGGCCATGTGGCGCTATTCGGAATCGGGCTACACCCCGCTTCAGCTTGAAAGTCCCCCGGTATACGCCCGGATCGATGCCGGCGAACGGATGTACCTCCTCACAAGTCACCGGACCTACTTCCGGCCGGCCATGCAGCCAAAATCGAAGCTCTTTCGCTCAAACCCACGGGTGGAGTTGTGGGCCATCGACCCCGCCAACGCCGCTACAATCTGGCGAAAACGGCTTGAAGAAGAAAAGCCTCCCACAATCGCCTCCGGCTCGCTGCTGGGGGTGCATGGCGACACGGTCTGGCTGCTGGCGTCCGGCGAACTCATCGCGCTCGGCGCCAAGAGCGGGACCCTGAAGGCCACGCGCGTGGATTTCGAGTCGATCAACCCCCAGCTTGCGGGGATGATTCCCGACGAGACGCGTTATTTTGCCTTCGATAAGAACGGCCTTCAGATTACGGCCACAGACGCGCGAAACTGGCGTCTCGATCCGGACACCTTCAAGGCCCATCTGGATGTAGCAGAGTCTTCGACTCCGGCGGCGGCGTTTCCGCCCGTGTTCTATTCCACGGTGATCACCTGGAGCCACCTGGTGCGCGGCATCGACACTCCCGGTGAGTGGATGGGCCTCCTGACCCCGGAGGAAGCGGTCACCTTCGAGAAGAACAATGCCCTGGGTGGGCTCACTTCCGATACCCGGCGGGGCCTGTGGGCCGGACGTTCCCACCCCCCCGGCGACAGTTTCGGAGCGCTGCCCGATTACTTCGATCTCAATCCCGTTCCGGGCGCGCCCGATTTTCTGGATGGAGGGCTGCTTCGGGAGTGCGGCACGCTGGAGGGCCTCCCGCCCATTCACCTCGCCGATCCAGACAGCGTGCTGGTGCTTCACCGGGAGCGCCTCGGCGAAACCGCCGCCTTGCGCCTCGCTCGCGTCACCCGGCCGGATGGCCGCGCCGTGTGGGAAACGGCGCTCCCACTGACCCGGGTATACTCGGTTGTGCGGGCGGAATCCGCCGTTCTTCTATTCGGGATCGAATATCGGCAGGACGATCCCGAAGTCCGCGATCCGGCGCGAGATTCGCCGCAGCGCCTGGTGGCTGTGGAGTTCGCGTCCGGAGCCACGCACGTTCACAGCCACACCGATTTCGATTCGTATCCCGAGGCGGAGCTGGTCTATTTGCGGCGGTGAGTGCCCGCATAGCGCCGCCGCGGGCTCAATGGAATTCCGCCATGGGCGGGTGTTGCGGTTGCGTTGAATTCCCCGGCAATCGGGGCGCCCGCTAGTTGAAGACCACCATCTTTCGCGCCTTGCGGGAGGTTCCGCAGCCCTTGCAGCCCCCACACGATTTGATCTTCTCCGTCACGAGATCGACGGCGATCCGCGCCGTGATCGTCGTGGCGTCCCCATCGCAACTGACCTCCGCCGCCGCGCAAATCTCCCCCGGACCGCCGCTTTCCCGGCCCAGCAACACCGCCAGCGCCGACTGGATCGCGATCAGGTGCTTCAGCCCGAGAAATTCCTCCAGCGGATCCTCCACGGGCCACGATTCGAGAAAAACTTCCGGCGTAATGCCCAGCAGGTCCTCCGCCGGCATGCCCTGGAACGCGCCAAGCAACAGGCTCTCCACCCCCACCCCCTGGCCGCACGTGCGCTTGCGAAAATGGTAGTCCACCAGGCAATCGCGGCCATCCACCGTCACGTCCATGATCTCGGTAATATCGCTACACGGCATCTTCGTACGCTTTTTCTACCTTCGCCGCAAACACGAAGTCGCTCTCGGTGAGCCCGTCTATCTTGTGGGTCCAGATCGTCACCACCACCTTGCCCCACGCCGTCAGAATGTCCGGGTGATGGTTCGCCGCCTCCGCAACATAGCCCACCCGATTGGTAAAATCGAGTGCCTCCTGGAAATTCTTGAATTGGTATTCCTTCTCCAGGTGGTGTTCCTCCACCAGGCGCCAGTCGCTGCCGAGTTGCGCATGGTAGGTGTGCAGTTCATGCCCCTTCAGCGGCGGAACGCCGCCCTTGCAGGGAACGCAATCCTTCGCGGCAAGCACTTCACATCCATCCAGCATGGGTTCCTCCTTGTCGGGTTGCGCGCTCAGACGTCGAATACCTTCGGCGGCCGGGCGTACCACAGGTTCAGGTCGGCGCGATCATCCAGCGTGACCGCGCCAAGCCGGATCGTGTAGGATTCTTCGCCGTCGCACTGGTAGCGGATTTCCCCGCCCAGGATCTCCCAGTCGCCCGATTCCGGGCCGCTGAGAATGAGCGTGTGCGGGAAGCTCTGGGGATGCCCCGTCGCCTCCAGCGTCTCGCCCGGGCCCGTCCCGCCCTTCTGCTCGTCAAAGTCCAGCGGGAAGCCGTTGATGGTGTATTGGGGAACGCCGCCCGGACCCGCCTCGCCGGTCCGGAGCACCACGTGAAACGTATCGAGTCGCGGCATCGCCTACATCCCCATCCCGGCGGGTAGTTCACTGAAATACGGATTCGTGCCCGACAGGTGATCGGTCTCGTCGAGCAGCGCCCCGAGTTCGGGGACCGCCTGCCGGAACGCCCCTTCCACGCCGGATCGCAGCGTGATCGTCGACGCCGCGCAGCCCTGGCAGCCGCCGCCCATCGTGATGTACGCCGTGTTGCCCGTCACGCGGTTGAGGGTGATTACCCCCGAGTGCGACGCAATCCCGGGATTGATCTCCTCGTCGATGACCCGTTGCAGCCGCGTGCGGATCTCGTCTTCACTCGGAATCGAGTCCTGGTACGCCGGATCCAGCACCGGCAGACCGCTCTGGAGGTGCGCGCGGATCTGTTCCGCCACCTTCTTCGCGAATTCCTCCCACGGGCTGAAATCGCTTCCATCCCGCGTCACCGTCACCGTCATGTCGTGGATAAGCACCGTGCCGATACCGCCCAGATCAAACAGGGACGCCGCCAGCGGCGACGCGGCATACGCCGTGTCCGCCTCCGGCGCCCAGAACGACATCCGCGTAAGCAGCGGGCGGTCAACTAGCAGGATACACGCGTTCGCGCGCGGTTCAAGCCGCGCCTTGATGGCGATCTGGTCGCCGGGCACGCGAGATCCGCCTTCCGCCGCGATCACCGGCGCGCTCACCACGCGGCGCGGCGCCGGCATCGGCTCATCGTCGTCCAGCTCGGCGACGGCATCCGAAACCGCCGCCGGCGCCTCGTCGGCATCCGTATTAAACACCTTGGAAAACCAGGATGGCATGGAAATTACCTCCGGTACATTGGAGAATTAGTAATACTCTAGCCGTCTGAAGTAAGGCGTTCGCCGATACGAGAGATGCCTTACTTACACGGGATGTCTTCGTCATTCCCGCGAAGGCGGGAATCCAGAGGGTTTGCAAGGTTAACGTTGCATGTTCTCTGGATCCCCACTTTTGTGGGGATGACGGTGTTCGGTCACCGAGAGCCGCCACCGTTGGGTGCGACGAGGGTGACTACTTCAGACGGCTAAAAAATAACGAAAATTACAGGTCATTGACCTCATAAAGAAAGAACAACGCCGAGACCCCATCCATTCCCCTTGTGGTCACTGGTTCGCGCACCAGGCAAAGAGATTGGCCCACTCTTCCTGTTGCTTGCGCACCACATCCCGCGGATTCGCCGGCCGCGCCGCCGCCACCTCGTCCACCAGCGCGTGCCCGTCATAGCCCGGCAACGCCGCCATCGCTGGATGTTGGCCCGCCCGGTTAAACCAGTAGTGGCTGTTCGAAAAATCGCCCTCGCGACGGTGCATAATCCCGTGCCAGTACGAACCCGTATCGTCCTTCAGCGTCTGGCTGATCTCGTGGCTGAGGTCGAGCTCGTCGATGTAGAGCCAAAGCGCCGACTGCAACGGAAGATTCTCCGCAATTGGCGGTTCTTTTATTATTTTGCGCACAATCGCCTTCAGTTCATCCGGCGCGCCCTTCCGGGGCGCCAATTCGGTCATCGCCTCGTCGAGCGGCAGCGCATCGAACAGGGGTTGTACGGCCTGGGCGATAGGATCGGGCAGATCCATAGTGCGCCTCCTTCCTGTCTACGGGAACATTCCCTTCCAAACCGCGCATTTTACCCCAGCCAGACCGCCCCGGCCAAACCGGAAGTAGTCTCCAACGCCGCGCAAAGGTTGCACCGCGCGGCCGTATCGTGGTATCTTCTTACAGCGATGGCGCTTGCGCCATGCCCCGTTGGAGAGATGACCGAGTGGCCGAAGGTGGCGCCCTGCTAAGGCGTTGTGCGACAAAATCGTACCGAGGGTTCGAATCCCTCTCTCTCCGCCATGAACTCCCAAACCCCTGGAACTCAGGGGTTTTTCCTTTTCGGCGGGACCCCGCCACTCCCGCCGGCGCCTTTTTCCTCCCCGGCCCCCTCTTGCGCCGGGGCCTTGATCGTCCGAAGGTTCGTCGGGACGATCCGCGATCGCCCATCCCGCACCAGCGGGCGCACCGGCCCCGGCACTTCCTCCTGCACATGGCAGGTCTCTCCGTCGACCGTCAAATAGGTGTCCGAGTACAGCCGGCGGCGAATCAGAATCACCGGGTTGGTGTCCCGCAGCGAGTTGGCGCGAACCTCGTCGATTTCCGCCTTGATCGCCTGTATCGACGCCTGTATCGCGGGTATCCGCGCCGATAGCAGCCGGATCGCCTGCCTGGCGCTCTCCGGAAGGGTGTGTGTCTTGCCGCGCACGCCGGCGAAGGTCTTCTGGATCTTCTCCAGATTGCCCCGCTGGTGCGCAAGCCGCGCCCGGAGTATCGCCAATTGCCCCTCAATGGTGTAATCCTCACCCGCGATCAGGTGTGTCGCGGCGGAGGCGGTGGAACCGGCCTGCCCCACATCGATCCCGCCCCGCGCGATGACCCGGCCGCCGATAACGCGCCCCTGCGGTATGAGCACCGCCCCCAGCGTCGAGATGTTCGCGTGCATGACCTCCTTCTCCACCACGATGTCCCCATTCGAGGTCACGTCCGCCTCCAGTATGTACTTGGCTCGGACGCCCCCAGACGCCACGACACGGACCCCTTCACCCCCCGTTATCCCGCCACGCACGATCAGCATGCCCGTGGTCTGGATGTGCGCGCGGTTCACCGATCCCATCACCTCCACGTCCCCCTTCGCCTCCAGCCGCGACCCCTCCTGGATGTCCCGGTGCACCACCACCGCGCCCGGGTGCGACACATTGCCCGTCTCCAGCCCGATGTCCCCCTTGATTTCGTACACTTCGTCAACGGAAAGGAGCCCGTTGTTCCACCGGAAGCGGCCATCGCACGTGGCGTAGTAGCTGGCCGTCCCGGCATCTTCCCGCACATGGGAGCCCATCCGGATGCGCTGCGCGCGCGGCTTCCGGACGCGCACCACCGCCCCGGTCACGTCCATCCCATTCTTGCCCTCGATCGGCGGGATCACCGTGGCCAGCCGCTGGCCCTCGCACACCTCGCGCTCCCCCGCCCGCTGCCGGAAGTTCACCCGCCCCGTCACCTCGTCCACCACAAATCCCGTATTGAAGTAGTCGCCGCCCCATTCAATGCGGCCATCTACCGGATACACGGGCGGTGTGCCCCGCAACAGCGCAACCCCCGTTATTACGGGTGAATCCGCCGTGTGCTCGCGCAGCCAGGCGACAATCGCGTCCTGCTTCGGCGGGCGGCGGACGCGATACCGCACCAGCTGCCGCGCGATCGCCTCCGCAAGCACCTCCAGCTCCTGGCCCGCCGTGTTCGCGTCTATCAGAACCGCCATCCGGTCCGGCGTGACGCGAACCGTGTACAGCTCGCTCTCCCCGCGCTCCGGCGGCCCCGCGGCCGCCTCCTCCCCGCCATGCGATTCCGGCGGCTGGCCTTTCGGAGAATGCTCCGGGTCGTGGGTCATGGCGGCAGCCCGAAAACGCGCGCGGCGAAACGCCCCCGGCGGCGCGCCCACGCCCGCGCGGCCGAGAAATCACGCCCGCGCGCGCTCACGCCCTCCTCCGCAGGTACATCGCGCTGTTGTTATTGCGCATCTCGATGTCGAAGAGCCCCGTCTCCCGGATTAGATCGCTCAGCCGCTTATAGCCGTAGTTGATCGAGGAAAACGACGTGTTGTTGTTAATGTAGTGGTTCACCTGCGAAAAATTGGACCACCCGTCCTCGTCCGCCTTCTCCTCCACCGCGTTCCGCAACATCTTCACCAGCCCCGCGTCCTGCCGCAATTCCTTCCGCATCTTCTTCTTGAAAATCGGGTCCACCGCGCCGCCGTTCTCCGCCTCCTCCTTCTCCGCGATCAACTTATCGGTATTGATGAACCGGGAACACGCGTTCACCAGCGACTCGGGCGTCTTCGTCGCGCCGAATCCATACACCTTGAGCCCGCTCGTCTTCAGCCGCATCACCAGCGGCGTAAAATCGCTGTCGCTCGTCATCAGCGCAATGCCGTCCAGCTCCTGGGTATACAGCAGGTCCATCGCGTCAATGATCATCGCCGCGTCCGTCGCATTCTTGCCCTTGGTGTACGCGAATTGCTGGATGGGCTGGATCGCGAACGGGTGCAACGCCTCCTCCCAGCCCTTCAGCTCGGAATTCTTCCAGTTCCCGTACGCGCGCCGGATGTTCACCACGCCGTAGTTCGCCAGTTCGTTCAACACGCCATCGATGGCCTGGTGGCTCACATTGTCACAGTCGATAAGCAGGGCTATACGCGCTTCGCGTTCCATAAAGGGCCTTTCGCGAGATTGTTTAAGGGGGAATCCCGTGATTCTAGCACAAGGGCCGCCACCGTGCACGCCCGCGCCCGGCCAATTCCGTCCGCTTCCGGGCGCCCGATCGCGCCGTGGCGCGTTCCGCCTGTCAATGAAATCTCCTTACGCGTTCCAGTCCCGCGCCGGACGGTGGCGCAGCCCATTGGCCTCGTCATCGCCGATAAACGATTCCGTCGCGGGATCAAACTTCAGTGGACGCTTCAGCAACCACGCCAGCGCCGCCGCGTGACACGCAATATGCGAATGCCGCATCACCTCCGGATTGGTCACCGTGGGCTGGCGCGATTTCACGCAATCGATGAAGTTCCGCGCATGCGCCACCACATCCAGGCCGGGGTGCTCGCCGATCTCCTGACTCGTGCTGGCTTCCGGGAGGTCCGCAAACCCGGCCTTAAGCGCGTCCGGGCCCACTTCGATGCCGCCGGTGTCCCCCGTCTCCACCCAGCCCGCGTCACCCACAAACCGGACCGGGCAGGTCCCCAGCTTCTGGATCCACCCCGGACGCACGCCAAACGGCGTTTCCAGGAAGTCCAGGATCACCTCCACGCCATTCTCGTAGCGCGCCGTGATCTTCTTTTCTTCCGGAATGTACTCCACCGGCATGGTATCGTCCGCCTGGTTTGCCCACTGGCACAGATCCACCGTATGCGCGCCCCAGTCCAGCAACCGCGACCCGGAATCAAAATCGTAATAGCCGCGCCATCCCCCCTTCACGTATTCGCTGTTGTACAGCCGCCACGGCGCGGGCCCAAGCCACATGTTCCAGTCCGCCTCCTCCTTCGCCGGCGTCGGCTCGCCCGGCAACCACTCGGTCAGATAGCTGGGCGTGTAAACCGACGCGTACATCGTCTGCAATTTCCCGAGCGCGCCGGAATGCGCGATTTCCACCGCCTGCCGGAAGTTCGCCACGCTGCGACGCTGCGTGCCCGCCTGAAAAATCCGCCCCGTCCGCTTGAACGTCTCCGCAACTTCCTGGCACAGCCCGATCGTAATCGCGCACGGCTTTTCACTGTACACATCCTTGCCCGCCTCCGCCGCCATCATCGAGGCGTGCGCGTGCCATCGATCCCCCGTCGCGATGAGCACCGCGTCAATATCGTCCCGCGCAAGCACATCGCGAAAGTCGGTATGGAGCTGGCAGTCGCTGTTGCCCTGCAGTTTGTCCACAAGCGCCTTGCCCCCCTCGCGACGGCG
It includes:
- a CDS encoding DUF2442 domain-containing protein, producing the protein MSLSPHGNSTLAVEITNISAHGVWIRARGRELFMSYQDFPWFKRQPVEAIINVVEVSPGHFHWPDIDIDLTEEIIEHPERFPLKANGTAE
- the ispG gene encoding flavodoxin-dependent (E)-4-hydroxy-3-methylbut-2-enyl-diphosphate synthase, whose protein sequence is MSLSPRKETIGVNVGGVQVGGGAPVVVQSMTNTDTEDAASTARQIVALAEAGSELVRITVNTPKAAEAVEEIVLRMHDAGVNVPIIGDFHYNGHRLLTGSPSCARLLAKYRINPGNVGKGQKRDEQFATICKIAMDHQKPVRIGVNMGSLNQELVVEQMQINTDANLGKTSEEIINDCMILSAVQSTELALAAGLREDQIIISCKTSVPLYLIDLYRRLSARTRQPLHLGLTEAGMGMKGQVWSAASMGVLLADGIGDTIRVSLTPQPGGDRREEVYACQELLQALGIRQFAPSITACPGCGRTTSTTFQELAAETQDYVRLRMPAWRNEFEGVEALKVAVMGCVVNGPGESKAANIGISLPGNGEDPVCPVYVDGEKYASYSGTKDELANQFRLLLEEYVGRTYSRR
- a CDS encoding PQQ-binding-like beta-propeller repeat protein; protein product: MRFPTRFSLYIIPLALLAASCPASASDWPQFRGPDRNGQSPETGLLTHWPESGPPLLWTAEGLGAGFSSAVVSGDTVYVTGMREDGAEGLLHAFDLDGNRRWSTPYGPEWDQAHPGSRYPPTFAGGRAYLLSGRGVVTAIDAATGEIIWQRDIAADFGGEAPAMGFAESLLIDRDHVIVTPGGPDASVVALNRENGETRWTSAGLSDQSAYCSPILIERGGARMIVTLVAATLAALDPETGALIWRVPFDENEELQNHAVAPVYENGLLYATSGHRKGGVLYELAPDGQSITERWRDEILNNHHGGVIFREGYLYGATLNGRWVCLAAEDGALQYEARGVGKGSITYADGHFYCYSEKGALGLVPAIPGEHAVTSEFRVNAGRGPHWAHPTIAGGRLYLRHGDVLRCYDLRQSG
- a CDS encoding 4a-hydroxytetrahydrobiopterin dehydratase, whose product is MLDGCEVLAAKDCVPCKGGVPPLKGHELHTYHAQLGSDWRLVEEHHLEKEYQFKNFQEALDFTNRVGYVAEAANHHPDILTAWGKVVVTIWTHKIDGLTESDFVFAAKVEKAYEDAV
- a CDS encoding NifU family protein, which translates into the protein MPSWFSKVFNTDADEAPAAVSDAVAELDDDEPMPAPRRVVSAPVIAAEGGSRVPGDQIAIKARLEPRANACILLVDRPLLTRMSFWAPEADTAYAASPLAASLFDLGGIGTVLIHDMTVTVTRDGSDFSPWEEFAKKVAEQIRAHLQSGLPVLDPAYQDSIPSEDEIRTRLQRVIDEEINPGIASHSGVITLNRVTGNTAYITMGGGCQGCAASTITLRSGVEGAFRQAVPELGALLDETDHLSGTNPYFSELPAGMGM
- a CDS encoding DUF342 domain-containing protein; protein product: MTHDPEHSPKGQPPESHGGEEAAAGPPERGESELYTVRVTPDRMAVLIDANTAGQELEVLAEAIARQLVRYRVRRPPKQDAIVAWLREHTADSPVITGVALLRGTPPVYPVDGRIEWGGDYFNTGFVVDEVTGRVNFRQRAGEREVCEGQRLATVIPPIEGKNGMDVTGAVVRVRKPRAQRIRMGSHVREDAGTASYYATCDGRFRWNNGLLSVDEVYEIKGDIGLETGNVSHPGAVVVHRDIQEGSRLEAKGDVEVMGSVNRAHIQTTGMLIVRGGITGGEGVRVVASGGVRAKYILEADVTSNGDIVVEKEVMHANISTLGAVLIPQGRVIGGRVIARGGIDVGQAGSTASAATHLIAGEDYTIEGQLAILRARLAHQRGNLEKIQKTFAGVRGKTHTLPESARQAIRLLSARIPAIQASIQAIKAEIDEVRANSLRDTNPVILIRRRLYSDTYLTVDGETCHVQEEVPGPVRPLVRDGRSRIVPTNLRTIKAPAQEGAGEEKGAGGSGGVPPKRKNP
- a CDS encoding NYN domain-containing protein yields the protein MEREARIALLIDCDNVSHQAIDGVLNELANYGVVNIRRAYGNWKNSELKGWEEALHPFAIQPIQQFAYTKGKNATDAAMIIDAMDLLYTQELDGIALMTSDSDFTPLVMRLKTSGLKVYGFGATKTPESLVNACSRFINTDKLIAEKEEAENGGAVDPIFKKKMRKELRQDAGLVKMLRNAVEEKADEDGWSNFSQVNHYINNNTSFSSINYGYKRLSDLIRETGLFDIEMRNNNSAMYLRRRA
- a CDS encoding Gfo/Idh/MocA family oxidoreductase encodes the protein MKSNRPSTRRQFMQASIASTAALSMPAIVPSQVLAQTAGVAPSEKITLGVIGCGSRCRYVLNGMLTLPDVHCVALADVQQRRREGGKALVDKLQGNSDCQLHTDFRDVLARDDIDAVLIATGDRWHAHASMMAAEAGKDVYSEKPCAITIGLCQEVAETFKRTGRIFQAGTQRRSVANFRQAVEIAHSGALGKLQTMYASVYTPSYLTEWLPGEPTPAKEEADWNMWLGPAPWRLYNSEYVKGGWRGYYDFDSGSRLLDWGAHTVDLCQWANQADDTMPVEYIPEEKKITARYENGVEVILDFLETPFGVRPGWIQKLGTCPVRFVGDAGWVETGDTGGIEVGPDALKAGFADLPEASTSQEIGEHPGLDVVAHARNFIDCVKSRQPTVTNPEVMRHSHIACHAAALAWLLKRPLKFDPATESFIGDDEANGLRHRPARDWNA